From a single Solanum dulcamara chromosome 4, daSolDulc1.2, whole genome shotgun sequence genomic region:
- the LOC129886005 gene encoding uncharacterized protein LOC129886005 → MSVSTKNRPSTVGGGGQSGGDEGVGAVGGGRCKETDDSEEEGDNNKDFGKNKGKRVSCFRFRKVKSMFLRRKRKGVSGNSERRRELSGGGRGGCYLCLKRPLTSDSGGESQTSDPNSPNFTYEMLRVFIEKNDFYSNECNPHLDVESKPCSNQDDK, encoded by the coding sequence atGTCTGTTTCCACCAAGAATCGACCCAGCACTGTTGGTGGCGGTGGACAAAGCGGCGGCGATGAAGGCGTCGGTGCCGTTGGTGGTGGTCGGTGTAAGGAAACGGATGATTCAGAAGAGGAAGGTGATAACAATAAGGATTTTGGGAAGAATAAGGGGAAAAGGGTATCTTGTTTTCGGTTTAGAAAGGTTAAAAGTATGTTTTTGAGGAGGAAACGAAAAGGGGTTTCTGGGAATTCGGAGAGAAGAAGGGAATTAAGTGGTGGAGGAAGAGGAGGGTGTTACTTGTGCTTGAAGAGACCGCTGACTTCTGATTCAGGTGGTGAATCACAAACGAGTGATCCTAATAGCCCCAATTTTACTTATGAGATGTTAAGAGTTTTTATTGAGAAGAATGATTTTTATTCCAATGAATGCAACCCCCATTTGGATGTAGAATCTAAGCCATGCTCTAATCAAGATGATAAATGA